One genomic region from Sciurus carolinensis chromosome 2, mSciCar1.2, whole genome shotgun sequence encodes:
- the Ciao2a gene encoding cytosolic iron-sulfur assembly component 2A, producing MERVLGLLSCTLSRALWSSGLSEQGAARQPRIMEEKALEVYDLIRTIRDPEKPNTLEELEVVTESCVEVQEINEDDYLVIIRFTPTVPHCSLATLIGLCLRVKLQRCLPFKHKLEIYISEGTHSTEEDINKQINDKERVAAAMENPNLREIVEQCVLEPD from the exons ATGGAGCGAGTGTTGGGGCTGCTTTCCTGTACGCTGAGCAGAGCCCTGTGGTCCTCAGGCCTCTCTGAGCAGGGAGCTGCCCGGCAGCCCCGGATCATGGAAGAGAAAGCGCTAGAGGTTTATG ATTTGATTCGAACTATCCGGGACCCAGAAAAGCCCAATACTTTAGAAGAACTGGAAGTGGTAACAGAAAGTTGCGTGGAGGTTCAGGAGATAAATGAAGACGACTATCTGGTTATTATCAGGTTCACGCCAACAGTACCTCATTGCTCTTTGGCAACTCTTATTG GGCTGTGCTTGAGAGTAAAACTTCAGCGGTGTTTGCCATTTAAGCACAAG ttGGAAATCTACATTTCTGAAGGAACCCACTCAACAGAAGAAGATA TCAACAAGCAAATAAATGACAAAGAGAGAGTGGCAGCTGCAATGGAGAACCCCAACTTACGGGAAATTGTGGAACAGTGTGTCCTTGAACCTGACTAA